The window CGCGACCGTGCGGCCGGCTCTTGCTCCCAGACCGGCGGCCCGCCTGCTCCGCTTTCCAAAAACACGACCTCCCTCGGCGCCGGCCCGATCTCATCCACCAGGCGTGCGGCCAGCTTGCGGTGCTCGTGGTTGACCAAGGGGAAGTTCAGGAGAAATGAGCCGTTGACCACGACCAGCAACTCGCCGTCATTCGACATCTCCTGGCGGCTGACGAGCGCATCGCCTTTCGATTCCAGCAGCACTTCGGCGTCGAGCGGCGGCACGAGGCGGCCGTTGAGCTCGATCTGGATTCGATTGGCGTTTACGTCGCTCACCCAGTCGGCCGCGCCTTGCAGCGTTTTCACCACGCGAGGTTGGCGCTTGCCGCGCGAGACGAACCACTCGCAATCTTCGTCTTCGGGAATGGCGGCGCGGGCCGTCAAAAACCGGTCCTGATCGTTCGCCAGGCGGCGCGAGATCTCTGCTTGCTCATCCGGCGGCGTCATGCCCTTCACCGCATTCCAGTAGGCGGGCGCCGCATCGTAGTCGCGGCCGATGTAGATCAGCGTTCGGCCGTTGCCGCGCCGCCACCAGGCCGTAAACCACTCTCGCACGTCGGATTGCGGAGGCCGAAAGTCGTCGGGCGCCCAGACGATGCAATCGGCTTTTTCATAAAGGCGAGGCGAAAGCCGGGTGGCGGTGGACACATGGTGCCCGGCCGCCTCGAACAGCCGCGCCAACACCGCGGTGCCGTTGACGCTGCCGCCGGCGCCTCGGCCAAAACGCCGGCCATACCCCGTGTCGAAGTCTTCCTCGCACCCCGTCATGGCAAAGGCGAGGAGCGAGAGCAGCATCACCCATACCCGGCGGCTCATGTTCGTTCCTGCCGGGCAAGCATCGCCGTGAAGGGTCCGACCTCGTGCCAGACGGTTTCGAACTGGGCGCGGCCCAGCGCGTGGCCGCCGAAAAAGACCTCTTCGAAGGTCACCATCGATCGCT of the Pirellulales bacterium genome contains:
- a CDS encoding DUF4350 domain-containing protein, producing the protein MSRRVWVMLLSLLAFAMTGCEEDFDTGYGRRFGRGAGGSVNGTAVLARLFEAAGHHVSTATRLSPRLYEKADCIVWAPDDFRPPQSDVREWFTAWWRRGNGRTLIYIGRDYDAAPAYWNAVKGMTPPDEQAEISRRLANDQDRFLTARAAIPEDEDCEWFVSRGKRQPRVVKTLQGAADWVSDVNANRIQIELNGRLVPPLDAEVLLESKGDALVSRQEMSNDGELLVVVNGSFLLNFPLVNHEHRKLAARLVDEIGPAPREVVFLESGAGGPPVWEQEPAARSRTGFDVLAVWPLSVIFLQLGALGLIFCYSRLPIFGRPRPLAAAGLADFGRHIAALASLLQRTRDEKYAAQRVAHYQQVVRREPGRYRRGGATAKTEPLDANSTSTFPSA